The Paraburkholderia sp. ZP32-5 genome includes a window with the following:
- a CDS encoding MFS transporter — MTTNLHIPIAARIERLPVSKHLLWSILLISLGTFWDSYMLFSVGPISAHYFAYLGQPHFATALPLALFFGTFVGAVGLSTVADRIGRRGAFTLDLCILATGALIAAFSPNAPVLLVALFIAGVGTGAELPLSTTYVQELAPARVRGRLSSFALTIGFCGGTVGGFASMLLVPLNDLPLPGFRIALLLAAVGGFSSLLLRMGLPESPRWLERVGRSAEADDVMNRIERRVMKEKNLVMLPPPPRTEYQIESGVSPLSLLLSSAYLRRTMSAWGIELLQGFGAYGFATFVPFFLYSRGYSIVHALTYTAVIQIAYPVGSLVSIYVTEKIQRKWGMAFAYVLNTLFGLGFLLANTTFLIVLFGFLTEAMIFINGPLLHTYEAEIYPTGIRARGAGISFALSRLGGFFAPLVAALLLSIGAGHTWLIAIGAAAWFGCALVAAIVAVDTTNISLEDLEVKH; from the coding sequence ATGACAACTAATCTGCACATTCCGATCGCGGCGCGCATCGAGCGTCTGCCGGTGTCGAAACATCTGCTGTGGTCGATTTTGCTGATCTCGCTCGGCACGTTCTGGGACTCGTACATGCTGTTCTCGGTGGGTCCGATCTCCGCGCACTACTTCGCTTATCTCGGCCAACCGCATTTCGCCACCGCGTTGCCGCTCGCGCTGTTCTTCGGCACGTTCGTCGGCGCGGTCGGTTTGAGCACGGTGGCCGACCGGATCGGCCGGCGCGGCGCATTCACGCTCGACCTGTGCATTCTCGCGACCGGCGCGCTGATCGCCGCGTTTTCGCCGAATGCGCCGGTGCTGCTGGTCGCGCTGTTTATCGCCGGTGTCGGCACTGGCGCCGAATTGCCGCTATCGACGACCTATGTGCAGGAGCTTGCACCCGCGCGCGTGCGCGGCAGGCTGTCGAGCTTCGCACTGACGATCGGCTTTTGCGGCGGCACCGTCGGCGGCTTTGCGTCGATGTTGCTGGTGCCGCTAAATGATTTGCCGTTGCCGGGATTTCGCATCGCATTGCTGCTCGCCGCGGTGGGCGGATTTTCTTCGCTGCTGCTGCGTATGGGTTTGCCCGAGTCGCCGCGCTGGCTCGAACGCGTGGGCCGAAGCGCCGAAGCCGACGACGTGATGAACCGCATCGAGCGCCGCGTGATGAAAGAAAAGAACCTGGTGATGCTGCCGCCTCCGCCGAGGACCGAATACCAGATCGAAAGCGGTGTGTCGCCGCTCAGTCTGCTGCTGTCGAGCGCGTATCTTCGCCGCACGATGAGCGCGTGGGGCATCGAACTGCTGCAAGGATTCGGCGCATACGGTTTCGCGACCTTCGTGCCGTTTTTTCTCTATTCGCGCGGCTATTCGATCGTTCACGCGCTGACCTACACGGCGGTAATCCAGATTGCTTACCCGGTCGGCAGTCTCGTATCGATCTACGTGACCGAGAAGATCCAGCGCAAATGGGGCATGGCCTTTGCGTACGTGCTCAATACGCTATTCGGTCTCGGCTTTCTGCTGGCGAATACGACCTTTCTGATCGTGCTGTTCGGCTTCCTGACCGAAGCGATGATCTTTATCAACGGACCACTACTGCATACGTACGAAGCCGAAATCTATCCGACCGGTATCCGTGCGCGCGGCGCCGGCATCAGCTTCGCGCTGAGCCGGCTCGGCGGCTTTTTTGCGCCGCTCGTTGCGGCACTGCTACTCAGCATCGGCGCGGGCCATACATGGCTGATCGCGATTGGCGCGGCCGCATGGTTCGGCTGCGCGCTGGTGGCCGCGATCGTCGCCGTCGATACGACCAACATCAGTCTGGAAGATCTGGAAGTCAAGCATTGA